A stretch of Gopherus evgoodei ecotype Sinaloan lineage chromosome 12, rGopEvg1_v1.p, whole genome shotgun sequence DNA encodes these proteins:
- the RGS9BP gene encoding regulator of G-protein signaling 9-binding protein, which yields MVKEECKALLDALSRVTACYRHMVLTIGGTSDSQNLREELKKARQKAQELAVANRNKLTAVLKDKTVSKEDKAEFERLWVIFSTCMEILEIDMRRALELGQEFPLNVPKKHLIQTGMSGGTSGVAARAMSVQNMKYEAEHNIDVVDLKDLENEINQVGEMMYEMEMKVNVPQWTVEAKQDPGDELKTTISVGASSIGMISVEENKSFCDISKVLAGIIFSAVLIIAVVLAVCVVKLS from the coding sequence ATGGTGAAAGAGGAATGCAAAGCGCTGCTCGATGCGCTCAGCAGGGTGACTGCTTGCTATCGGCACATGGTGCTGACCATCGGGGGCACCTCGGACTCGCAGAACCTGCGGGAGGAGCTGAAGAAGGCTCGGCAGAAAGCCCAGGAGCTGGCGGTGGCCAACAGGAACAAACTCACCGCGGTCCTGAAGGACAAGACGGTGAGTAAGGAGGACAAGGCTGAATTCGAGAGGCTCTGGGTGATCTTCTCCACTTGCATGGAAATCCTGGAGATTGACATGAGGAGAgctctggagctgggccaggagtTCCCCCTTAACGTGCCCAAAAAGCACCTGATCCAGACGGGCATGAGCGGGGGAACCTCTGGGGTGGCCGCCAGGGCAATGAGCGTCCAGAACATGAAATACGAGGCTGAACACAACATAGATGTAGTGGATTTGAAAGACCTGGAGAACGAGATCAACCAAGTAGGAGAGATGATGTACGAGATGGAGATGAAGGTGAATGTCCCCCAGTGGACAGTAGAGGCTAAACAGGACCCTGGGGATGAACTCAAAACCACCATTAGCGTGGGCGCCTCCTCCATTGGCATGATCTCCGTGGAGGAAAACAAATCCTTTTGCGATATCAGCAAAGTTCTAGCTGGGATCATTTTCTCCGCGGTGCTCATTATTGCTGTTGTCTTGGCGGTGTGTGTGGTAAAACTCTCATAG